One genomic segment of Francisella persica ATCC VR-331 includes these proteins:
- the infB gene encoding translation initiation factor IF-2, which translates to MAEITVGQLAQQTKKEVDALLKQLKSFGIEKSSEKDTLTPAEMKTLLEKIKSAKNTVTRKKVTSVKLDGKHKINVSVKRKRLIAKRVEEQEPATSAQVQELKTVVQVAQPIEVMKELELVEDEIKKTVIKDSGFKITAMPEIKVEEIVAENDEKPTTNNKQAKKKTTKKVFSEATHTNTKYKRDEEEKKSKAKKTGDKGFKKATPRQLSQLAGDMESFDEFGAKKGKLKVPKVKKQEFTKPVENTIRTVEIREGVTVSELAQKMAIKGAEIVKVLFNMGVMATINQSLDQDTAILIVEEMGHRYTLLNENALEEAVTTVDRSLYKKISRAPVVTIMGHVDHGKTSLLDYIRKTRVVADEAGGITQHIGAYSVKTDKGSITFLDTPGHEAFTSMRARGAKITDIVILVVAADDGVMPQTEEAIQHAKAAIVPIVVAVNKIDKPEADPDKVISELAQRNVIPESWGGDVMFVNVSAKTGEGVADLLDAVLLQSEVLELEAFAEGLAEGVVIESRLEKGRGPVATVLVQNGNLKQGDNILCGTEYGRVRAMHNDLGKKIKAAGPATPVEILGLSGVPAAGDEMVVIENEKKAKELAAQRSQKQKEAKVAQEQALKLSNMFNSMGKEGEQQVLKIILKGDVQGSVEAIRESLLKLSTNEVKVDIIVSGIGAITSSDVTLAVASTAVVIGFNVRADSAAKKLAEADGVELRYYNIIYDLIDDVKKAMSGLLSPEMKEQIIGIAEVREVYRSSKFGSIAGCMVVEGVVKRTNPIRVLRNSVVIYEGTLESLKRFKDDASEVKKGLECGIGVKNYSDVREGDQIEVFEVIEVTKEL; encoded by the coding sequence ATGGCAGAGATTACAGTTGGGCAGTTAGCACAGCAAACAAAAAAAGAAGTAGATGCACTACTAAAACAGCTTAAATCTTTTGGTATTGAAAAATCTAGTGAGAAAGATACATTAACTCCTGCAGAGATGAAAACTTTGTTAGAGAAGATCAAAAGTGCAAAAAATACCGTGACTAGAAAGAAAGTAACTTCAGTTAAGCTTGATGGTAAACATAAGATTAATGTTTCGGTTAAAAGAAAAAGACTAATTGCTAAAAGAGTAGAAGAACAAGAACCTGCTACATCGGCGCAGGTACAAGAACTTAAAACTGTAGTTCAAGTTGCTCAGCCAATAGAAGTTATGAAAGAGCTAGAGTTGGTGGAAGATGAAATAAAAAAAACAGTTATAAAGGATAGTGGTTTCAAGATAACTGCAATGCCAGAAATTAAGGTTGAGGAAATTGTTGCCGAGAATGATGAAAAGCCAACTACTAACAATAAACAAGCTAAGAAAAAAACTACTAAGAAAGTTTTTTCTGAAGCTACACATACTAATACAAAGTATAAGCGTGATGAAGAGGAGAAAAAATCTAAAGCAAAGAAAACTGGAGACAAAGGTTTCAAAAAAGCTACCCCGAGACAGCTTTCACAACTTGCTGGTGATATGGAGTCGTTTGATGAATTTGGTGCTAAAAAAGGTAAACTAAAAGTGCCAAAAGTCAAAAAACAAGAATTTACCAAACCCGTTGAAAATACAATTAGGACTGTAGAAATTCGTGAAGGTGTTACTGTAAGTGAACTAGCACAAAAAATGGCGATCAAAGGTGCAGAAATTGTTAAAGTGTTATTTAATATGGGTGTGATGGCGACAATTAACCAATCACTAGACCAAGACACAGCAATTTTGATTGTTGAAGAGATGGGGCATAGATATACTTTACTCAATGAGAATGCTCTTGAAGAAGCGGTAACAACAGTTGATAGAAGCTTATACAAGAAGATTTCTCGAGCTCCGGTTGTAACTATAATGGGACATGTTGATCATGGTAAAACATCTTTGCTAGACTATATCCGTAAAACACGAGTAGTTGCTGATGAGGCTGGTGGTATAACACAGCATATAGGAGCATATTCTGTTAAGACTGATAAAGGTTCTATTACATTTTTGGATACTCCAGGGCATGAAGCTTTTACTTCAATGCGTGCGCGTGGTGCTAAGATTACAGATATCGTAATTTTAGTTGTTGCTGCTGATGATGGTGTTATGCCTCAAACTGAAGAAGCAATTCAGCACGCTAAAGCAGCAATAGTACCAATTGTTGTTGCAGTGAATAAAATTGATAAGCCAGAAGCTGATCCTGATAAGGTGATTAGTGAGCTTGCACAAAGAAATGTAATTCCAGAATCATGGGGCGGTGATGTAATGTTTGTAAATGTTTCTGCTAAGACTGGTGAAGGGGTTGCCGATCTATTAGATGCGGTACTTTTACAATCAGAAGTTTTAGAATTAGAGGCATTTGCTGAGGGCTTAGCTGAGGGTGTCGTAATTGAGTCACGTCTAGAAAAAGGTCGCGGTCCAGTCGCAACTGTACTTGTGCAAAATGGTAACCTTAAGCAAGGTGATAATATTTTATGTGGTACCGAATATGGTAGAGTAAGGGCTATGCATAATGATCTTGGGAAAAAGATAAAAGCAGCTGGTCCAGCTACCCCTGTTGAAATACTTGGTTTATCAGGTGTGCCAGCAGCAGGTGATGAGATGGTTGTGATTGAAAATGAAAAGAAAGCAAAAGAACTTGCAGCTCAGCGCTCACAGAAACAAAAAGAAGCTAAAGTTGCTCAAGAACAAGCACTTAAACTATCAAACATGTTTAATAGCATGGGTAAAGAAGGTGAACAGCAGGTACTTAAAATTATCCTTAAAGGTGATGTACAGGGTTCTGTTGAGGCAATTAGAGAGTCATTGCTTAAGCTTTCAACTAATGAGGTTAAGGTTGATATAATTGTAAGTGGTATAGGAGCGATTACATCTTCAGATGTGACTTTGGCTGTAGCATCAACGGCGGTTGTTATAGGTTTTAATGTCCGTGCTGATAGTGCTGCTAAAAAACTTGCTGAAGCAGATGGTGTAGAATTACGTTATTACAACATTATTTATGATTTAATAGATGATGTTAAAAAAGCGATGTCTGGTTTACTTTCTCCAGAAATGAAAGAGCAAATTATTGGTATTGCTGAGGTTAGAGAAGTTTATCGTTCATCTAAATTTGGCTCAATTGCTGGATGTATGGTTGTGGAGGGTGTGGTTAAGCGTACTAATCCTATACGTGTTTTACGTAATAGTGTCGTTATTTACGAAGGTACACTAGAGTCGCTTAAGAGATTCAAAGATGATGCTAGTGAAGTCAAAAAAGGCTTAGAGTGTGGTATCGGTGTCAAAAACTACAGTGATGTACGTGAGGGTGACCAAATAGAGGTATTTGAGGTTATCGAGGTTACTAAGGAGTTGTAA